In Massilia forsythiae, one DNA window encodes the following:
- a CDS encoding SGNH/GDSL hydrolase family protein, whose translation MSSRSILAASVAGVLLAGCASGGGGAPGAGSPAADGMHWVASWGAAQLVPEGQNALPAEQWRDATLRQVVRVSAGGDSVRVRLSNAFGTAPLAIDAASLALSAGPGQAALRPGSVRALRFGGSAAVTIPAGAEYLSDPVRLAHAAGADLAISLHFAAEPARQTGHPGARATSFVARGEQTMAPDLADAARVTRWYQIAGVEVLAAPATHAVVAIGDSITDGYGVDPDTNARWTDHLATRLRASGMAGVSVVNAGIGGGRMLRDGLGPNLAARFERDVVQRPGATHAIVMIGVNDFGVPHRAGEDSPAARRQLLEDLEQAQRQIVQRAHAAGICVLGATVTPYAGSGYYKPGPENEQDRQDFNRWIRTSGTFDGVVDFDAALRDPARPDYLRKEFDNDGLHPSAAGYRAMGQAVPLDALRGCRHAPAGRT comes from the coding sequence ATGTCGAGTCGATCCATCCTGGCCGCGAGCGTGGCCGGCGTTCTCCTGGCAGGCTGCGCCAGTGGCGGGGGCGGTGCGCCCGGGGCGGGGTCGCCGGCCGCGGACGGCATGCACTGGGTGGCGTCGTGGGGCGCGGCGCAGCTGGTGCCGGAGGGCCAGAACGCGCTGCCCGCCGAGCAGTGGCGCGACGCCACGCTGCGCCAGGTGGTGCGCGTCTCGGCCGGCGGCGACAGCGTGCGCGTCCGCCTCAGCAACGCCTTCGGCACCGCGCCGCTGGCGATCGACGCCGCCAGCCTGGCGCTGTCCGCCGGTCCCGGCCAGGCGGCCCTGCGCCCCGGCAGCGTGCGCGCGCTGCGCTTCGGCGGCAGCGCCGCGGTTACCATCCCGGCCGGCGCCGAGTACCTGAGCGACCCGGTCCGGCTGGCGCACGCGGCCGGCGCCGACCTGGCGATCTCGCTGCATTTCGCGGCCGAGCCGGCGCGCCAGACCGGCCATCCGGGCGCGCGCGCCACCAGCTTCGTGGCCCGGGGCGAGCAGACCATGGCGCCCGACCTGGCGGACGCCGCCCGGGTGACGCGCTGGTACCAGATCGCCGGCGTCGAGGTGCTGGCGGCGCCCGCCACGCACGCGGTGGTGGCGATCGGCGACTCGATCACCGACGGCTACGGCGTCGACCCCGACACCAACGCGCGCTGGACCGACCACCTGGCCACGCGCCTGCGCGCTTCCGGCATGGCTGGCGTGTCGGTGGTGAACGCCGGCATCGGCGGCGGACGCATGCTGCGCGACGGCCTCGGGCCGAACCTGGCGGCGCGCTTCGAGCGCGACGTGGTCCAGCGTCCCGGCGCCACCCACGCCATCGTCATGATCGGGGTAAACGATTTCGGCGTGCCGCACCGCGCCGGCGAGGACAGCCCGGCCGCGCGCCGCCAGCTGCTCGAAGACCTGGAACAGGCGCAGCGCCAGATCGTCCAGCGCGCGCACGCGGCCGGCATCTGCGTGCTGGGCGCCACCGTCACGCCGTACGCCGGCAGCGGCTACTACAAGCCGGGCCCGGAAAACGAGCAGGACCGGCAGGACTTCAACCGCTGGATCCGCACATCCGGCACCTTCGACGGCGTGGTCGACTTCGACGCCGCGCTGCGCGACCCGGCCCGTCCCGACTACCTGCGCAAGGAATTCGACAACGACGGCCTGCATCCGTCGGCGGCCGGCTACCGGGCGATGGGGCAGGCGGTGCCGCTGGACGCGCTGCGCGGCTGCCGCCACGCGCCGGCCGGCCGCACCTAG
- a CDS encoding M15 family metallopeptidase — protein MWVLAITVYFVVACLISWMILFPAGREFMLNVLAGAGQRLQRGAGALAQRRLREARALGAGGMASAGALRAFLRRHALLYGAGAALVCVPPLLALTLARKPALTAYEPSTREVNTQVADLLQGEQLVPPPALPPLVFASAEVAQERPLLVSASRDWALMNAAYTQRLLLVFKIMREQYGYEMAILEGYRSPQRQDALAALGPGVTNAAAFQSWHQYGLAADCAFLRDGKLVISEKDPWALRGYQLYGQVAESLGLTWGGRWKMMDFGHTELRMPGVMRR, from the coding sequence GTGTGGGTGCTGGCAATTACCGTCTATTTCGTCGTGGCCTGCCTGATCAGCTGGATGATCCTGTTTCCGGCCGGTCGCGAATTCATGCTGAACGTCCTCGCCGGCGCCGGCCAGCGTCTGCAGCGCGGCGCCGGTGCCTTGGCGCAGCGGCGCCTGCGCGAAGCGCGCGCGCTGGGCGCCGGCGGCATGGCCTCGGCCGGCGCCTTGCGCGCCTTCCTGCGCCGTCACGCCCTGCTGTACGGCGCCGGCGCCGCCCTGGTGTGCGTGCCGCCGCTGCTGGCGCTGACGCTGGCGCGCAAGCCGGCGCTGACCGCCTACGAACCTTCTACCCGCGAAGTCAATACCCAGGTGGCCGACCTGCTGCAGGGCGAACAGCTGGTGCCGCCGCCGGCGCTGCCGCCGCTGGTGTTCGCCTCGGCCGAGGTGGCGCAGGAACGGCCGCTGCTGGTCTCGGCCAGCCGCGACTGGGCGCTGATGAACGCCGCCTATACCCAGCGCCTGCTGCTGGTCTTCAAGATCATGCGCGAGCAGTACGGCTACGAAATGGCCATCCTGGAAGGCTACCGCAGCCCGCAGCGCCAGGATGCGCTGGCGGCGCTCGGCCCCGGCGTGACCAATGCGGCCGCCTTCCAGAGCTGGCACCAGTACGGCCTGGCCGCCGACTGCGCCTTCCTGCGCGACGGCAAGCTGGTGATCTCGGAAAAGGACCCGTGGGCGCTGCGCGGCTACCAGTTGTACGGCCAGGTGGCCGAATCGCTCGGCCTGACCTGGGGCGGGCGCTGGAAGATGATGGATTTCGGGCATACCGAGCTGCGCATGCCCGGCGTGATGAGACGATAG
- a CDS encoding sensor domain-containing diguanylate cyclase, which translates to MGSVTQSMTLPKRFYLPRCIGLGLGFWPVYACLPALPYHGPVLGMLLLYCFGWPHLAYLLARIGARPLDTERRSMLVDALAAGFFAGAIGFNPIPSVAIVAMISMNNMAMGGPRFTGMGALASLAGAALAWLALAPPFAGALSQLQVAACLPLMILYPVSLGYVCYQSAMKLATQKQQLRRMSKTDHLTGLTNRAALNDILDESFSSPETAMNDSVIALIDVDGFKQINDRYGHLAGDRALQKVTEIMRACVREQDTVGRYGGDEFCVILRQVDRPEAARILERMRALAQQNSCAQDGERLPTLSIGAAAYGPGASSGAMWIHQADQAMYEAKRGGRNRVVFAA; encoded by the coding sequence ATGGGATCCGTAACTCAGAGCATGACGCTGCCCAAGCGTTTCTACCTGCCGCGCTGCATCGGCCTGGGCCTGGGTTTCTGGCCGGTCTACGCCTGCCTGCCGGCGCTGCCGTATCACGGGCCGGTACTCGGCATGCTGCTGCTGTACTGCTTCGGCTGGCCGCACCTGGCTTACCTGCTGGCCAGGATCGGCGCGCGCCCGCTCGACACCGAGCGCCGCAGCATGCTGGTCGATGCGCTGGCCGCCGGCTTCTTCGCCGGCGCCATCGGATTCAATCCGATTCCGTCGGTCGCGATCGTCGCCATGATCTCGATGAACAACATGGCGATGGGCGGGCCGCGCTTCACCGGCATGGGGGCGCTGGCCAGCCTGGCCGGCGCCGCGCTGGCCTGGCTGGCGCTGGCGCCGCCGTTCGCCGGCGCGCTCAGCCAGCTGCAGGTGGCCGCCTGCCTGCCGCTGATGATCCTGTATCCGGTCTCGCTGGGCTACGTCTGCTACCAGAGCGCGATGAAGCTGGCCACGCAAAAGCAGCAGCTGCGCCGGATGAGCAAGACCGACCACCTGACCGGCCTGACCAACCGGGCGGCATTGAACGACATCCTGGACGAATCGTTCAGCTCACCGGAGACCGCGATGAACGACAGCGTGATCGCGCTGATCGACGTCGACGGCTTCAAGCAGATCAACGACAGGTATGGCCACCTCGCCGGCGACCGCGCGCTGCAGAAGGTCACCGAGATCATGCGCGCCTGCGTGCGCGAGCAGGACACCGTCGGCCGCTACGGCGGCGACGAATTCTGCGTCATTTTGCGCCAGGTGGACCGCCCGGAAGCGGCGCGCATCCTCGAGCGCATGCGCGCGCTGGCGCAGCAGAACAGCTGTGCGCAGGACGGCGAACGGCTGCCGACGCTGAGCATCGGCGCCGCCGCCTACGGCCCCGGCGCCAGCAGCGGCGCGATGTGGATCCACCAGGCCGACCAGGCCATGTACGAAGCCAAGCGGGGCGGGCGCAACCGGGTGGTGTTCGCCGCCTGA
- a CDS encoding enolase C-terminal domain-like protein: protein MNPIQRAASPVVTSMRVIPVAGRDSMLLNLCGAHAPYFTRILVLLEDSAGHVGMGEVPGSNGILLALEKLVPLVTGTEIARHNRTLNALRAAIAGASHRVTSSAEAQVMKQPHEINLRLENVVTAVEAALLDLLGQHLGVPLCELLGNGQQRSEVPMLAYLFYIGERRRTDLAYPDGTAPDGGGQDGWYRLRNEEALTPGAIADLAAAAVDRYGFTDFKLKGGVMRPEQEVEAVAAIKRRFPQARATLDPNGAWSLAEAIAACRGQGHVLAYAEDPCGPENGYSGREIMAEFKRATGIPTATNMVATDWRQMAHSHLLGAVDIPLADPHFWTMQGSVRLAQLCHDWGLTWGSHSNNHFDVSLAMFTHCAAAAPGNITAIDTHWIWQEGQERLTKEPLRIAGGRVQVPQAPGLGIAPDMARIEQAHDLYKRVSGGARDDAMAMRYLVPCWTYDPKRPSFAR, encoded by the coding sequence ATGAATCCCATCCAGCGCGCAGCCAGTCCCGTCGTCACCAGCATGCGGGTGATCCCGGTTGCCGGGCGCGACAGCATGCTGCTGAACCTGTGCGGCGCCCATGCGCCGTATTTCACCCGCATCCTGGTGCTGCTCGAAGACAGCGCCGGCCACGTCGGCATGGGCGAGGTGCCGGGTTCCAACGGCATCCTGCTGGCGCTGGAAAAGCTGGTGCCGCTGGTGACCGGCACCGAGATCGCGCGCCACAACCGCACCCTGAACGCGCTGCGCGCGGCGATTGCCGGCGCCAGCCACCGGGTGACCTCGAGCGCCGAGGCGCAGGTGATGAAGCAGCCGCACGAGATCAACCTGCGCCTGGAAAACGTGGTCACGGCGGTGGAGGCGGCACTGCTCGACCTGCTCGGCCAGCACCTGGGCGTGCCGCTGTGCGAATTGCTGGGCAACGGCCAGCAGCGCAGCGAGGTGCCGATGCTGGCCTACCTGTTCTACATCGGCGAGCGCCGGCGCACCGACCTGGCTTATCCGGATGGTACTGCGCCCGACGGCGGCGGCCAGGATGGCTGGTACCGCCTGCGCAACGAGGAAGCGCTCACGCCCGGCGCCATCGCCGACCTGGCCGCGGCCGCGGTGGACCGCTACGGCTTCACCGACTTCAAGCTCAAGGGCGGCGTGATGCGCCCGGAACAGGAAGTCGAGGCGGTCGCCGCGATCAAGCGCCGCTTCCCGCAGGCGCGCGCCACGCTCGACCCGAACGGCGCCTGGTCGCTGGCCGAGGCCATCGCCGCCTGCCGCGGCCAGGGCCATGTGCTGGCCTATGCGGAAGACCCGTGCGGACCGGAAAACGGCTACTCGGGGCGCGAGATCATGGCCGAGTTCAAGCGCGCCACCGGCATCCCGACCGCCACCAACATGGTCGCCACCGACTGGCGGCAAATGGCCCATTCGCACCTGCTGGGCGCGGTCGACATCCCGCTGGCCGACCCGCACTTCTGGACCATGCAGGGATCGGTGCGCCTGGCGCAACTGTGCCACGACTGGGGCCTGACCTGGGGCTCGCACTCGAACAACCACTTCGACGTGTCGCTGGCGATGTTCACCCATTGCGCCGCGGCGGCGCCGGGCAACATCACCGCGATCGACACCCACTGGATCTGGCAGGAGGGACAGGAGCGCCTGACGAAGGAACCGCTGCGGATCGCGGGCGGACGCGTGCAGGTGCCGCAGGCGCCGGGCCTGGGCATCGCGCCGGACATGGCGCGCATCGAACAGGCGCACGACCTGTACAAGCGCGTGTCCGGCGGCGCGCGCGACGACGCCATGGCGATGCGCTACCTGGTACCCTGCTGGACCTACGATCCGAAGCGCCCGAGCTTCGCGCGCTGA